One genomic window of Monodelphis domestica isolate mMonDom1 chromosome 1, mMonDom1.pri, whole genome shotgun sequence includes the following:
- the ORC6 gene encoding origin recognition complex subunit 6 translates to MEPGPIARFGPRLGITDPAVLRKAEEYLRLSQVKCSGLSAHTTETSNAVMCLDLAATNRRWPLDRTYLVKLSGLNKKTYQSCLKSFECLLGLNSNLGIKDLAIQFNCMEAVNIASKILQRYEASLPQIQKVDLDLSKPLFTTAALFSACRVLKLKVNKDKMVTTSGVKKAVFDRLCKQLEKFEEQVKGEPNSSVSPPMKRQKITVENSKKEKEDKAESPCKQQKSEDLKQDYEEWKRKILENAAKAQKK, encoded by the exons ATGGAGCCGGGACCTATTGCGCGTTTCGGACCTCGACTGGGCATCACAGACCCTGCTGTCCTAAG GAAAGCTGAGGAGTACCTTCGACTGTCCCAAGTAAAGTGCAGTGGATTGTCTGCTCATACAACAGAAACAAGTAATGCAGTCATGTGTCTGGATCTTGCAGCTACCAATAGGAGATGGCCTTTAGACAGA acTTATTTAGTTAAACTTTCTGGCTTGAACAAAAAGACGTATCAAAGCTGTCTTAAGTCTTTTGAGTGTTTGctgggcctgaattcaaatcttggaaTAAAAGACTTAGCTATACAATTTAACTGCATGGAGGCAGTAAACATAGCTTCAAAGATACTTCAGAG GTATGAAGCCAGTCTTCCCCAGATTCAGAAAGTAGATCTAGACCTGTCCAAACCTCTTTTCACTACAGCTGCACTGTTTTCAGCATGCAG ggTCCTAAAGCTAAAAgtaaataaagacaaaatggTGACCACATCTGGTGTAAAGAAAGCTGTATTTGATCGACTCTGTAAACAGTTAGAAAAGTTTGAAGAGCAAGTTAAGG gagAACCTAATAGTTCAGTTTCTCCACCAATGAAAAGACAGAAGATTACAGTTGAAAATTCTAAGAAAG aaaaagaggataaaGCTGAATCTCCTTGTAAGCAGCAGAAAAGTGAAGATTTAAAACAAGATTATGAAgagtggaaaagaaaaattttagaaaatgctgCTAAAGCACAAAAGAAGTGA